The Runella slithyformis DSM 19594 genome segment ATTAAACGCCATGCGTTTGAATCAAATTTTCAAGTTGACTGATAATTAAATGGTAGCAGAGTCGCTGATTCTCGCCCGATTTTGATTCGTACTTCTGTACAAGCCTTTCAAGTAGGGGGCAAATAGCGATGAGAAAGGTTTGCCGTTTATCTGATGCGGTTAGTCTTTGATAGTCAGACAGAAACTCTGTTTCGAGCAAATTATTCAAAAATGAATATGTTGAAAAAGACAGCCCATTGGTGAGTTCAGTAATGGCTATCTCTTGGGCTTGTAAAACATCCTTACCTGATAATCGTTCCTGCTCAAAAATAGAAGCAGCCTGATTTGCTCGCTCTGATACAAGATTCTCTATTTCTTCTGGGGTGAGTCTTGCCAACAAATCAGAAAAATCGCTTTGCAGATAGCTCTGTAAGTATAGGGTAAAGTAATCCTGTTCCATTTTTTTATCAAAAACCAATTTTGTTCTTTCCCTGCCCAAACCCCTGCCCCTGTGATTCAGCATTTTTTATTTCCTCCTGTTTTGATTTTTGAATCTCTTGACAGGGTTTAATCACAGGTGGTTCGGGTAATTTAAGATTATGAGATGATGGTAGCGCCTGACCATTGCGCTCCTTTAATACAGCGTTCAAATCTTTTTGCTGACGAGTGGGGCGAACGATTTGAAATAGTTTTTGTCCTTGCCGTTTTTCTATTTCATCACTAATACGATTCAATGCTTTGGTCAATAGTTTAGTGTCATTCGGAAAGTGAATAATGGTACGGGTAATCATGTATTTCATGTTTTCATCCAACATCGTTTCCCGCTGGAACTCATTGATTTTCTTTTCTTTATCGTTCAAATCCGTGCTGTATCTTTTCACAAACAAGTTCATGTCTTCGACCAAATCTTTTATAAAGCCTTCGTTTAGCTCCTGCGCTTTTCTTGCTCCCAACGCTAAGGGGTAGCGAAGCTCCAAGTTCAACCGATTTGTTCCGACGGATTCTTGGTTTTCGGTATTTCCCTCCGTTTTTTTTGTTTGATGATTAATAGGAGATGAATAGGTCAAGTAGGGTTTAATCTTCATCTCGGGGTT includes the following:
- a CDS encoding DUF1896 family protein, which produces MEQDYFTLYLQSYLQSDFSDLLARLTPEEIENLVSERANQAASIFEQERLSGKDVLQAQEIAITELTNGLSFSTYSFLNNLLETEFLSDYQRLTASDKRQTFLIAICPLLERLVQKYESKSGENQRLCYHLIISQLENLIQTHGV